The following proteins are co-located in the Diaphorobacter sp. HDW4B genome:
- a CDS encoding FAD-binding and (Fe-S)-binding domain-containing protein, translating into MQIDPQHRLAPAGTVLPPNEVCHQLEQRLRAETEAEVMFDAASRGRYATDASIYQIMPVGVMVPKSERDITTALAIARDLKVPVLPRGGGTSQCGQTTGAALVMDNTKYFRKVLDVDVQNGTATVEPGIVLDHLNAQLKAHGLWYPVDVSTSAQATLGGMAGNNSCGSRSIHYGNMVHNVLGASAWLSNGDLLNFGPVAQLGARETMLADFVRSLASKHQGEIEERWPKVMRRVAGYNLDIFHNQSERPYTSDGSVNLAHLLIGSEGTLAYTKSLTLKLSELPKSKVLGVINFESFHRAMDSAQHIVKLGPCAVELVDRTMIDLALSNPAFRPTMETALINGTPAAILLVEFAGASKAELLPKLKQLVELMGDLGLPGTVVEMADDAPQKNLWEVRKAGLNIMMSLKGDGKPVSFIEDCAVPLEHLAEYTDGLTEVFARHGTRGTWYAHASVGTLHVRPILDMRVDGAQGGAAKMRAIGEEAAELVRKYKGAFSGEHGDGLCRGEWIEWQFGPAINEAFRAIKQQMDPINLLNPGKIIDTPRMDDGTLFRFAPQSSGKPYKRIPIQTALDWSAWNVNADPVTEEISAAGTGGDVTGGFAKAVEMCNNNGTCRKFDAGTMCPSYRVTRDEQHLTRGRANTLRLALSGQLGPDAFTSEEMHDTMDLCVGCKGCKRDCPTGVDMAKMKIEFLSHYKEKHGHTLKDKLIAKLPDYAASASQFSWLMNLRNTVPGAAWLGEKFLGLSAKRSLPAWRSDTFWNMQEDDRALFSDQAATLTAARSGQKAAVLFVDTFNGTFETENALAAARVLKAAGYVIHTVEKGNGSHHCCGRTYLASGMVDEARVRAGALIDALLPLAEAGVAVVGLEPSCLLTLRDEALVLGLGDKAVTVSKQALLFEEFIAKEIKAGRFALKLRPAGKQILLHGHCHQKAFGAVTPIMDVLKLIPETKAELIETSCCGMAGSFGYEAKHHEVSMQMAEAALLPAIRKQPDAIIVADGTSCRHQIADGAQREAVHVARLLESLMV; encoded by the coding sequence ATGCAGATCGATCCACAGCACCGCCTGGCCCCCGCCGGAACCGTTCTTCCACCCAACGAGGTGTGCCATCAACTGGAGCAGCGCCTGCGCGCCGAGACCGAGGCCGAGGTGATGTTCGACGCCGCATCGCGCGGGCGCTACGCGACGGATGCGTCGATCTACCAGATCATGCCGGTGGGGGTGATGGTGCCGAAGTCGGAACGCGACATCACCACCGCGCTCGCCATCGCGCGCGACCTCAAGGTGCCCGTGTTGCCACGCGGCGGCGGCACCAGCCAGTGCGGCCAGACCACGGGCGCGGCGCTGGTGATGGACAACACCAAATACTTCCGCAAGGTGCTCGATGTGGATGTGCAGAACGGCACGGCCACGGTCGAGCCCGGCATCGTGCTCGATCATCTGAACGCGCAGCTCAAGGCCCACGGGCTCTGGTATCCGGTCGATGTGTCCACCAGCGCGCAGGCCACGCTGGGTGGCATGGCGGGCAACAACTCCTGCGGTTCGCGCTCGATCCACTACGGCAACATGGTGCACAACGTGCTGGGCGCAAGCGCGTGGTTGTCCAACGGCGATCTGCTGAACTTCGGCCCGGTGGCGCAGCTCGGCGCGCGCGAGACCATGCTGGCGGACTTCGTACGCTCGCTCGCAAGCAAGCACCAAGGCGAGATCGAGGAACGCTGGCCCAAGGTGATGCGCCGCGTGGCGGGCTACAACCTCGACATCTTTCACAACCAAAGCGAGCGGCCCTACACCAGCGATGGCTCGGTGAATCTGGCGCATCTGCTGATCGGCTCGGAAGGCACGCTGGCGTACACGAAAAGCCTCACGCTGAAGCTGTCGGAGCTGCCCAAATCCAAGGTGCTGGGCGTGATCAATTTCGAGTCCTTCCATCGCGCGATGGATTCGGCGCAGCACATCGTCAAGCTCGGGCCGTGCGCGGTGGAGCTGGTCGATCGCACGATGATCGACCTGGCGCTGAGCAATCCGGCGTTTCGCCCGACCATGGAAACCGCGCTCATCAACGGCACGCCCGCAGCAATTTTGCTGGTCGAATTTGCGGGTGCGAGCAAGGCGGAACTGCTGCCGAAACTCAAGCAACTGGTCGAGCTGATGGGCGATCTGGGCCTGCCCGGAACCGTCGTCGAAATGGCCGACGATGCGCCGCAGAAAAATCTGTGGGAAGTGCGCAAGGCGGGTCTCAACATCATGATGAGCCTGAAGGGCGACGGCAAGCCGGTGAGCTTCATCGAAGACTGCGCCGTGCCGCTCGAACATCTGGCCGAATACACCGACGGATTGACCGAAGTCTTCGCCAGGCACGGCACGCGCGGCACCTGGTACGCGCACGCGTCGGTGGGCACGCTGCATGTGCGGCCGATTCTGGACATGCGTGTCGATGGCGCACAAGGCGGCGCGGCCAAGATGCGCGCGATCGGCGAAGAAGCGGCGGAACTGGTGCGCAAATACAAGGGCGCTTTCAGCGGCGAGCACGGCGACGGCCTGTGCCGTGGCGAGTGGATCGAGTGGCAGTTCGGCCCCGCGATCAACGAGGCGTTCCGTGCCATCAAGCAGCAGATGGACCCGATCAATCTGCTCAACCCCGGCAAGATCATCGACACGCCGCGCATGGACGACGGCACGCTGTTCCGCTTCGCGCCGCAAAGCAGCGGCAAGCCCTACAAGCGCATTCCCATCCAGACCGCGCTCGACTGGTCGGCATGGAACGTGAATGCCGATCCGGTCACCGAAGAAATCAGCGCTGCAGGCACGGGCGGCGATGTGACCGGCGGCTTCGCCAAGGCAGTGGAGATGTGCAACAACAACGGCACCTGCCGCAAGTTCGATGCAGGCACCATGTGCCCGAGCTACCGCGTGACGCGCGACGAGCAGCACCTCACACGCGGGCGCGCCAACACGCTGCGGCTCGCGCTCTCGGGGCAGCTTGGGCCCGACGCCTTCACCAGCGAGGAAATGCACGACACCATGGACCTGTGCGTGGGCTGCAAGGGCTGCAAGCGCGACTGCCCCACGGGCGTGGACATGGCGAAGATGAAGATCGAATTTCTCTCGCACTACAAGGAAAAACACGGCCACACGCTCAAGGACAAGCTCATCGCCAAGCTGCCGGATTACGCGGCATCGGCCAGCCAGTTTTCGTGGCTCATGAACCTGCGCAACACCGTTCCCGGTGCCGCGTGGTTGGGTGAAAAATTCCTCGGCCTTTCCGCCAAACGCAGCCTTCCCGCATGGCGCAGCGACACCTTCTGGAACATGCAGGAGGACGACCGCGCGTTGTTCTCCGATCAGGCCGCCACGCTCACCGCTGCGCGCAGCGGACAGAAGGCCGCCGTGCTGTTCGTCGATACCTTCAACGGCACCTTCGAAACCGAAAACGCGCTCGCCGCAGCGCGCGTGCTCAAGGCTGCTGGCTACGTGATCCACACCGTCGAAAAAGGCAACGGCAGTCACCACTGCTGCGGTCGCACGTATCTGGCAAGCGGCATGGTCGATGAGGCACGCGTGCGCGCCGGTGCACTCATCGACGCGCTGCTGCCGCTGGCCGAAGCGGGTGTCGCGGTCGTCGGTCTGGAGCCCTCATGCCTGCTCACGCTGCGCGACGAGGCGCTGGTTCTGGGCTTGGGCGACAAGGCCGTCACCGTGTCCAAACAGGCCTTGCTGTTCGAGGAGTTCATCGCCAAGGAAATCAAGGCCGGTCGCTTTGCGCTCAAGCTGCGGCCTGCGGGCAAGCAGATCCTGCTGCATGGCCACTGCCACCAGAAAGCATTTGGCGCGGTCACGCCGATCATGGACGTGCTCAAGCTGATCCCGGAAACCAAGGCCGAACTGATCGAGACCAGTTGCTGCGGCATGGCGGGCAGCTTTGGCTACGAGGCCAAGCACCACGAAGTTTCCATGCAGATGGCCGAAGCCGCGCTGCTGCCCGCAATCCGCAAACAGCCCGATGCCATCATCGTGGCCGACGGCACGAGCTGCCGCCACCAGATCGCCGACGGCGCACAGCGCGAGGCCGTGCATGTGGCGCGGCTGCTGGAGTCGCTGATGGTGTGA
- a CDS encoding tripartite tricarboxylate transporter substrate binding protein, translating into MHAAIKSSKSVRAVAAAAISLLALSGAAQADWAPTKAIEFVVPFSPGGASDQMARVIQAAITKHELVKVPIVIQNKAGASGAEGLLDVKGAAKDPHKVLVGSTGIFTVPMATGLPFNWKDLTPVGMVAQDEFVLWVNSATPYKTSNDYIADVKKNPGKFKMGGTSSKREDQVITAEVEHKTGAKFTYIPYKGGGEASTQLVGKHIDSNPNNPSESIAQWRAGQVRALCLFSDKRSSYSNKVTDSQSWADIPTCKEQGLDVAYNMLRGFFLPGGVSADQSKFYQDLLTKVVETPEFKEYLEKNALRPDFMVGQKFVDFLKQDEARHAEIMKTAGFMK; encoded by the coding sequence ATGCACGCAGCAATCAAGAGCAGCAAGTCCGTCCGCGCGGTGGCCGCCGCAGCGATTTCCCTTCTGGCCCTGAGCGGCGCGGCGCAGGCCGACTGGGCACCCACCAAGGCGATCGAATTCGTCGTGCCGTTTTCGCCGGGCGGCGCGTCCGACCAGATGGCGCGCGTGATCCAGGCCGCCATCACCAAGCACGAACTGGTGAAGGTGCCCATCGTCATCCAGAACAAAGCAGGCGCATCGGGCGCAGAAGGCTTGCTAGACGTGAAGGGCGCAGCCAAGGATCCGCACAAGGTGCTGGTCGGCTCGACCGGCATCTTCACCGTGCCGATGGCCACCGGCCTGCCCTTCAACTGGAAGGACCTCACGCCCGTCGGGATGGTGGCGCAGGATGAATTCGTGCTGTGGGTGAATTCCGCCACGCCCTACAAAACCTCGAACGACTACATCGCCGATGTGAAGAAGAACCCCGGCAAGTTCAAGATGGGCGGCACCAGCTCCAAGCGCGAGGATCAGGTGATCACCGCCGAGGTCGAACACAAGACCGGCGCGAAGTTCACCTACATCCCCTACAAGGGCGGCGGCGAGGCCAGCACCCAACTCGTGGGCAAGCACATCGATTCCAACCCCAACAACCCCAGCGAATCCATCGCGCAATGGCGCGCGGGCCAAGTGCGCGCGCTCTGCCTGTTCTCCGACAAGCGCAGCAGCTACAGCAACAAGGTCACCGACTCGCAAAGCTGGGCCGACATCCCCACCTGCAAGGAGCAGGGTCTCGATGTCGCGTACAACATGCTGCGCGGCTTCTTCCTGCCTGGTGGCGTGAGTGCCGACCAGTCCAAGTTCTATCAGGACCTGCTCACCAAAGTGGTCGAGACGCCCGAGTTCAAGGAGTACCTCGAAAAGAACGCGCTGCGCCCTGATTTCATGGTCGGACAGAAGTTTGTCGACTTCCTTAAGCAGGATGAAGCACGACATGCCGAAATCATGAAAACCGCTGGTTTCATGAAATGA
- a CDS encoding tripartite tricarboxylate transporter TctB family protein — protein MSNTSDHTAEIQDGADGERGISRRSMEWAVALILFALAALVIWDNQRIGAGWDASTGPQAGYFPLRIGVAVAIAALCAAWQAARHKGDELFATWSQLKGVAQVLIPLTIYIGLIGVLGIYVASALFIAAFMKFAGGYAWWKSIALGVLTNVVMFVVFEIQFKVPLPKGPLEAWLGY, from the coding sequence ATGTCCAACACCAGCGACCACACCGCTGAAATCCAGGATGGCGCAGACGGGGAGCGCGGCATCAGCCGCCGCTCCATGGAATGGGCCGTCGCGCTCATCCTGTTCGCACTCGCCGCACTCGTCATCTGGGACAACCAGCGCATAGGCGCAGGCTGGGACGCATCCACCGGCCCGCAAGCCGGCTACTTCCCCCTGCGCATAGGCGTTGCAGTCGCCATCGCCGCACTCTGCGCCGCATGGCAGGCAGCCCGCCACAAAGGCGACGAACTCTTCGCCACCTGGTCACAGCTCAAAGGCGTGGCGCAGGTGCTGATTCCGCTCACCATCTACATCGGCTTGATCGGCGTGCTCGGCATCTACGTAGCCTCCGCGCTTTTCATCGCCGCCTTCATGAAATTCGCAGGCGGATATGCATGGTGGAAGTCGATTGCACTGGGGGTGCTTACCAACGTCGTGATGTTTGTGGTGTTTGAAATCCAGTTCAAGGTGCCGCTGCCAAAGGGACCACTGGAAGCATGGTTGGGTTACTGA